One window from the genome of Pieris rapae chromosome 8, ilPieRapa1.1, whole genome shotgun sequence encodes:
- the LOC110998832 gene encoding dual specificity protein kinase lkh1 isoform X2, with the protein MAAQPSRKPPDNVLFRGPPPSLPTIVLLPNNVCDSANGNAPKNAILESTEYPHGLNEINNVGLPTLDDQYNEIINHNMSGGNSDDYSYINFIRRGRSLNDIVSDLYYASTTVESNISKIYSRCRSEPDLSKYDLYLEADIVVDNSGIEVPPSLILNNPFYDNSKAYNNPHINQNMVVLPENYLAFEDSFVPSWDYKPELLVDKDINTGMYYDGLPLIPSNDPWSLYNSNNNPYEYYSPQFDMPIADCMQYTRLNDLDFGIPQFMNLPSEEAVKIKETDTNEDDACTSGGTDTIKDNFEDAQVVVQSIPSLSPIDNEDNKDSIIESLINRESPRMSDEESLNADTSVDVTSSLAFIPNSISSARPTHGSDDTSDDTSPCSSDYHEASALDLAHSLDELSCDSDEFSQSKSDPSPLYIEENNKLVKSEKVECNNNLITSNKIPVTVSLSQLPSIPEIKSLQNEPGVGPNHSQTKDVNLSNNTVQNVSNNSTPKEVDQTSKSSAVVSPKQPIQVKPSKPLPQRPRPPAVPPAWLTKPSINAVNQNVPQINLQNAEGSTKILNIPKKLQQTSQLKPEPQPSCSYVPPQPQQAQMSQLKPDKQPKEVESSRARSSVKDDKDGHLVYWPGYVMGARYKIIDTLGEGTFGKVVEVKDLEMEHRMALKIIKNVEKYREAAKLEINVLENLAEIDPDCKNLCVKMLDWFEYHGHMCIAFEMLGQSVFDFLKDNSYQPYPLEQVRHIAYQLIYSVLFLHDNKLTHTDLKPENILFVDSDYEVVSVYSSSKKKHELRRVKRSDVRLIDFGSATFDHEHHSTIVSTRHYRAPEVILELGWSQPCDVWSIGCIMFELHLGITLFQTHDNREHLAMMERILGPIPYRMARKTRTKYFYHGKLDWDEKSSAGRYVRDNCKPLLRYMANTSEEHRQLFELIARMLEYEPLQRITLREALNHPFFSKLPPHQRLGHPFARATCLRQ; encoded by the exons ATGGCTGCCCAGCCATCGCGAAAACCTCCCGATAATGTGCTATTTCGTGGTCCACCGCCTTCATTGCCCACTATTGTTCTCTTACCGAATAATGTATGTGACAGTGCGAATGGAAATGCTCCAAAGAACGCTATCCTTGAATCAACTGAATACCCGCATGgcttaaatgaaataaacaacGTTGGATTGCCAACTTTAGATGATCAatacaatgaaattataaatcacaacaTGTCCGGAGGCAATAGTGATGACTATTCTTACATCAACTTTATACGGCGAGGTAGGAGTTTAAACGATATTGTTTCGGATTTGTATTATGCTAGCACTACAGTAGAAAGCAATATaagcaaaatatattctaGGTGTAGATCGGAGCCAGATCTTTCAAAGTATGATTTGTATCTTGAAGCTGATATTGTGGTAGATAATTCTGGAATAGAAGTTCCACCATCACTTATTCTTAATAACCCATTTTACGACAATTCTAAGGCATATAATAATCCTCATATTAACCAAAATATGGTTGTATTACCAGAAAATTACTTAGCCTTCGAGGACTCTTTTGTTCCTTCCTGGGATTATAAACCAGAACTTCTTGTAGATAAAGATATTAACACAGGAATGTATTACGACGGATTACCTCTCATACCTTCGAATGATCCCTGGTCACTTTACAACTCTAATAACAACCCTTACGAATATTATTCACCCCAATTTGATATGCCTATTGCTGATTGTATGCAGTATACGAGACTAAATGATTTAGATTTTGGAATACCGCAGTTCATGAACTTGCCATCGGAAGAAgctgttaaaattaaagaaactgATACCAATGAAGACGATGCTTGTACGTCAGGGGGTACAGACAcaattaaagataattttgaaGATGCTCAAGTAGTTGTCCAATCAATACCTTCTCTTTCACCTATCGATAACGAGGATAACAAGGACAGTATTATAgaatctttaataaatcgaGAATCGCCAAGAATGAGCGACGAAGAGTCATTGAACGCAGACACATCAGTAGATGTTACATCTAGCTTAGCATTCATCCCAAATAGTATAAGTTCAGCGAGACCAACCCACGGCTCAGACGATACCAGCGACGACACTTCTCCGTGCTCTTCTGACTATCATGAAGCTTCTGCACTTGACTTAGCACACAGTTTAGATGAATTATCGTGTGATAGTGACGAATTTTCACAAAGCAAAAGTGACCCTTCACCCTTGTATATagaggaaaataataaattagttaaaagtGAAAAAGTGGAAtgcaataacaatttaataacgtCTAATAAAATACCAGTTACGGTGTCATTAAGTCAACTACCATCCATTCCTGAAATTAAGTCCTTACAAAATGAGCCCGGAGTAGGACCAAATCATTCCCAAACCAAAGATGTAAATTTGTCAAATAATACGGTTCAGAATGTGTCCAACAATAGCACGCCTAAGGAGGTTGATCAAACTAGTAAATCCTCAGCCGTCGTTTCTCCAAAACAACCAATACAAGTGAAGCCATCAAAGCCATTACCACAGCGTCCTCGTCCACCCGCAGTGCCTCCAGCTTGGTTAACGAAACCTAGTATAAATGCTGTGAATCAGAATGTACCACAGATAAACTTGCAAAACGCAGAAGGCTCAACAAAAATACTGAATATACCCAAGAAGTTACAACAGACCAGTCAACTGAAACCTGAACCCCAGCCGTCTTGCTCCTATGTACCTCCACAGCCCCAGCAGGCACAAATGTCGCAATTGAAACCTGATAAGCAACCGAAAGAAGTAGAG AGCTCCCGTGCACGCTCCTCCGTCAAGGACGACAAGGATGGACACCTGGTCTACTGGCCCGGATATGTCATGGGAGCAAGAT ACAAAATCATCGACACACTCGGTGAGGGCACATTCGGCAAGGTGGTGGAGGTGAAAGATTTGGAaat GGAACACAGAATGGCTCTGAAGATTATTAAGAATGTCGAGAAGTACAGAGAGGCTGCAAAACTAGAAATTAATGTTTTGGAGAATTTGGCTGAGATTGATCCAGACTGTAAGAA TTTGTGCGTGAAAATGTTGGATTGGTTCGAATATCATGGACACATGTGCATCGCGTTTGAAATGCTTGGACAGAGTGTGTTCGACTTCCTG AAAGACAACAGCTACCAGCCCTACCCGCTGGAACAAGTGCGGCATATCGCATACCAGCTCATATACAGCGTGCTCTTCCTTCACGACAATAAACTCACGCACACAGATCTCAAACCAGAGAACATCCTGTTTGTGGATAGCGATTATGAAGTCGTTTCTGTATATAGTAGTTCTAAGAAG AAGCACGAGTTGCGTCGTGTGAAGCGCAGCGACGTGCGCCTGATCGACTTCGGCAGCGCCACCTTCGACCACGAGCACCACAGCACCATCGTGTCCACGAGACACTATCGGGCACCAGAGGTCATCCTGG AGCTGGGCTGGTCGCAGCCGTGCGACGTGTGGTCCATCGGGTGCATAATGTTTGAGTTGCATCTGGGCATCACCTTGTTCCAGACACACGACAACCGAGAACACCTCGCCATGATGGAGAGGATCCTCGGACCCATTCCTTAcag AATGGCAAGGAAAACACgaacaaaatacttttatcaCGGAAAATTAGATTGGGACGAAAAGTCATCAGCTGGCAGATATGTTAGGGATAATTGTAAACCTTTATTG AGATACATGGCCAACACAAGTGAGGAACATCGTCAATTGTTCGAACTGATCGCTCGGATGTTAGAATACGAGCCCCTGCAACGCATCACGCTACGGGAAGCACTCAACCACCCTTTCTTCAGCAAACTGCCGCCGCACCAGAGGCtag GACACCCGTTTGCAAGAGCAACATGTCTTAG GCAGTGA
- the LOC110998832 gene encoding dual specificity protein kinase lkh1 isoform X3, with protein MAAQPSRKPPDNVLFRGPPPSLPTIVLLPNNVCDSANGNAPKNAILESTEYPHGLNEINNVGLPTLDDQYNEIINHNMSGGNSDDYSYINFIRRGRSLNDIVSDLYYASTTVESNISKIYSRCRSEPDLSKYDLYLEADIVVDNSGIEVPPSLILNNPFYDNSKAYNNPHINQNMVVLPENYLAFEDSFVPSWDYKPELLVDKDINTGMYYDGLPLIPSNDPWSLYNSNNNPYEYYSPQFDMPIADCMQYTRLNDLDFGIPQFMNLPSEEAVKIKETDTNEDDACTSGGTDTIKDNFEDAQVVVQSIPSLSPIDNEDNKDSIIESLINRESPRMSDEESLNADTSVDVTSSLAFIPNSISSARPTHGSDDTSDDTSPCSSDYHEASALDLAHSLDELSCDSDEFSQSKSDPSPLYIEENNKLVKSEKVECNNNLITSNKIPVTVSLSQLPSIPEIKSLQNEPGVGPNHSQTKDVNLSNNTVQNVSNNSTPKEVDQTSKSSAVVSPKQPIQVKPSKPLPQRPRPPAVPPAWLTKPSINAVNQNVPQINLQNAEGSTKILNIPKKLQQTSQLKPEPQPSCSYVPPQPQQAQMSQLKPDKQPKEVESSRARSSVKDDKDGHLVYWPGYVMGARYKIIDTLGEGTFGKVVEVKDLEMEHRMALKIIKNVEKYREAAKLEINVLENLAEIDPDCKNLCVKMLDWFEYHGHMCIAFEMLGQSVFDFLKDNSYQPYPLEQVRHIAYQLIYSVLFLHDNKLTHTDLKPENILFVDSDYEVVSVYSSSKKKHELRRVKRSDVRLIDFGSATFDHEHHSTIVSTRHYRAPEVILELGWSQPCDVWSIGCIMFELHLGITLFQTHDNREHLAMMERILGPIPYRMARKTRTKYFYHGKLDWDEKSSAGRYVRDNCKPLLRYMANTSEEHRQLFELIARMLEYEPLQRITLREALNHPFFSKLPPHQRLGN; from the exons ATGGCTGCCCAGCCATCGCGAAAACCTCCCGATAATGTGCTATTTCGTGGTCCACCGCCTTCATTGCCCACTATTGTTCTCTTACCGAATAATGTATGTGACAGTGCGAATGGAAATGCTCCAAAGAACGCTATCCTTGAATCAACTGAATACCCGCATGgcttaaatgaaataaacaacGTTGGATTGCCAACTTTAGATGATCAatacaatgaaattataaatcacaacaTGTCCGGAGGCAATAGTGATGACTATTCTTACATCAACTTTATACGGCGAGGTAGGAGTTTAAACGATATTGTTTCGGATTTGTATTATGCTAGCACTACAGTAGAAAGCAATATaagcaaaatatattctaGGTGTAGATCGGAGCCAGATCTTTCAAAGTATGATTTGTATCTTGAAGCTGATATTGTGGTAGATAATTCTGGAATAGAAGTTCCACCATCACTTATTCTTAATAACCCATTTTACGACAATTCTAAGGCATATAATAATCCTCATATTAACCAAAATATGGTTGTATTACCAGAAAATTACTTAGCCTTCGAGGACTCTTTTGTTCCTTCCTGGGATTATAAACCAGAACTTCTTGTAGATAAAGATATTAACACAGGAATGTATTACGACGGATTACCTCTCATACCTTCGAATGATCCCTGGTCACTTTACAACTCTAATAACAACCCTTACGAATATTATTCACCCCAATTTGATATGCCTATTGCTGATTGTATGCAGTATACGAGACTAAATGATTTAGATTTTGGAATACCGCAGTTCATGAACTTGCCATCGGAAGAAgctgttaaaattaaagaaactgATACCAATGAAGACGATGCTTGTACGTCAGGGGGTACAGACAcaattaaagataattttgaaGATGCTCAAGTAGTTGTCCAATCAATACCTTCTCTTTCACCTATCGATAACGAGGATAACAAGGACAGTATTATAgaatctttaataaatcgaGAATCGCCAAGAATGAGCGACGAAGAGTCATTGAACGCAGACACATCAGTAGATGTTACATCTAGCTTAGCATTCATCCCAAATAGTATAAGTTCAGCGAGACCAACCCACGGCTCAGACGATACCAGCGACGACACTTCTCCGTGCTCTTCTGACTATCATGAAGCTTCTGCACTTGACTTAGCACACAGTTTAGATGAATTATCGTGTGATAGTGACGAATTTTCACAAAGCAAAAGTGACCCTTCACCCTTGTATATagaggaaaataataaattagttaaaagtGAAAAAGTGGAAtgcaataacaatttaataacgtCTAATAAAATACCAGTTACGGTGTCATTAAGTCAACTACCATCCATTCCTGAAATTAAGTCCTTACAAAATGAGCCCGGAGTAGGACCAAATCATTCCCAAACCAAAGATGTAAATTTGTCAAATAATACGGTTCAGAATGTGTCCAACAATAGCACGCCTAAGGAGGTTGATCAAACTAGTAAATCCTCAGCCGTCGTTTCTCCAAAACAACCAATACAAGTGAAGCCATCAAAGCCATTACCACAGCGTCCTCGTCCACCCGCAGTGCCTCCAGCTTGGTTAACGAAACCTAGTATAAATGCTGTGAATCAGAATGTACCACAGATAAACTTGCAAAACGCAGAAGGCTCAACAAAAATACTGAATATACCCAAGAAGTTACAACAGACCAGTCAACTGAAACCTGAACCCCAGCCGTCTTGCTCCTATGTACCTCCACAGCCCCAGCAGGCACAAATGTCGCAATTGAAACCTGATAAGCAACCGAAAGAAGTAGAG AGCTCCCGTGCACGCTCCTCCGTCAAGGACGACAAGGATGGACACCTGGTCTACTGGCCCGGATATGTCATGGGAGCAAGAT ACAAAATCATCGACACACTCGGTGAGGGCACATTCGGCAAGGTGGTGGAGGTGAAAGATTTGGAaat GGAACACAGAATGGCTCTGAAGATTATTAAGAATGTCGAGAAGTACAGAGAGGCTGCAAAACTAGAAATTAATGTTTTGGAGAATTTGGCTGAGATTGATCCAGACTGTAAGAA TTTGTGCGTGAAAATGTTGGATTGGTTCGAATATCATGGACACATGTGCATCGCGTTTGAAATGCTTGGACAGAGTGTGTTCGACTTCCTG AAAGACAACAGCTACCAGCCCTACCCGCTGGAACAAGTGCGGCATATCGCATACCAGCTCATATACAGCGTGCTCTTCCTTCACGACAATAAACTCACGCACACAGATCTCAAACCAGAGAACATCCTGTTTGTGGATAGCGATTATGAAGTCGTTTCTGTATATAGTAGTTCTAAGAAG AAGCACGAGTTGCGTCGTGTGAAGCGCAGCGACGTGCGCCTGATCGACTTCGGCAGCGCCACCTTCGACCACGAGCACCACAGCACCATCGTGTCCACGAGACACTATCGGGCACCAGAGGTCATCCTGG AGCTGGGCTGGTCGCAGCCGTGCGACGTGTGGTCCATCGGGTGCATAATGTTTGAGTTGCATCTGGGCATCACCTTGTTCCAGACACACGACAACCGAGAACACCTCGCCATGATGGAGAGGATCCTCGGACCCATTCCTTAcag AATGGCAAGGAAAACACgaacaaaatacttttatcaCGGAAAATTAGATTGGGACGAAAAGTCATCAGCTGGCAGATATGTTAGGGATAATTGTAAACCTTTATTG AGATACATGGCCAACACAAGTGAGGAACATCGTCAATTGTTCGAACTGATCGCTCGGATGTTAGAATACGAGCCCCTGCAACGCATCACGCTACGGGAAGCACTCAACCACCCTTTCTTCAGCAAACTGCCGCCGCACCAGAGGCtaggtaattaa